Below is a window of Flavobacterium sp. N2820 DNA.
AAACAGTTCAATCGGGATTATTGATAATTGGATTCGTCATATTAAAGATGTATATCGTTTTCATCAACAAGAATTAGATGCCATTACTGATGAAAAAGAACGTTTCAATACATTCGTCGAAATCAATGTTAAAGAACAAGTTTTAGATTTAGCAAAAACATCTATCGTTCAAAATGCCTGGAAAAATGGGCAAGAATTATCTTTACACGGATGGGTTTATGGATTAAATGATGGTTATGTAACCGATTTAGGTGTAAATTTTAGTTGCGATAAGGATTTAGATGATGTGTATCAATTGAAGTTTTAATCATCCAAATTTTCATTAAAAGCGGAGGGTAATAATTGCGGAATAAATTTTATCAAAATAGGCAATAATAAGCCACCACCAGGAAGTAAAAAGATAGTTAACGATGGAATGGTTTTACACACATCTAGCAGCTGTTTTTTTACTTTCTTTTTTTCTTCTTTACTCAAATCTTTTCGGGTTGATTTGGCTAATAGTTGCATTAATTCGCCACTTTCTTTGATTTCTTTAGTTAATCTATCTTTGTTGCGAATAATCAGTTTGGTTACATTTTTATTAGCTTGATCGTAAAAATGTTTAATTGGATTTGAAAAATTAAAAAAAGGAATTTCAGCTTTATACTGATTGATGAAAAAGTTAATATCGTTAATGCTTTTGTCAAGAATTGTAGCTTCTAAACCTAAATCAGCATTGATGTTTTTTAAAAATATAACTTCGTGTTCTTCTAATTTTTCATCACTCCACAAGGCCATTTGAGCCATATCCAACAAGTATAATTTTTCTAATAATTCGGTATATTTTAGCAATTTAATGTCCGAGAATTCAATAGAGTCAATAGTTGAAAATTTGGTATAACGAATGGAGTTTTCAAACAATTTCACCAATAATTCATCATATTTAGATTTGTTTTGTTTTGTTTTTAGCGCCAATGAAACAATTTTGATACAATCAGATTCTACATTTTTTAAATAATCTGATGCTAATTCATTGTTTTTTAGATAGTAATGAAACGCCAAAACATCAATAAACAATAAAGCATTGGTTATAATGTGCGAAAAATTTTTGCTAATACTGTTCTGATTGGTTTGAATTCTGTCGTCAATCACTTTTTCTAATCGTGAACTGTGTGTGCTTTCGGGCAACATTTTTTTAATGAAATTCAGATTTTCGGGCTGAATTATATTGTAAAATTGGTAAACAGAACTGATGAAATCTTTTGCTTTAGCTTCTTTATTTTCTAGGGAATAAACAGAAAATAAGGTGTTTAAAAACCCAACCTTCGTAATTTCATCATACGACCATTTTGAAGTATTTACATCCGCTTTTAATTGAAAATTAATTACATAGCCATAAATAAAACCTGTTTTTCTACAACTTTCATAAAAAGACAAATAATCGCCTTGAAAATCAATGAAATTTTCACGATTTTCAGTAAAAAACTTGTCAATCCATCCATTTGCAGAAGGGTTTATCATTACTTTAGTTTCTCTTTTAAATATTTTCCTGTAATTGAATTCTTGTTTTTGGCCACTTCTTCTGGTGTGCCAAAAGCCATTAATTTTCCACCGTTTTCGCCACCTTCCGGACCAATATCCAAAATGTAATCGGCACATTTGATTAAGTCTAAATTGTGTTCAATTACGATAATCGAATGTCCTTTTTCAAGCAACGCATCAAACGAAGCTAATAATTTTTTAATATCATGAAAATGCAAACCTGTTGTAGGTTCATCAAATACGAACAGTGCTTTATCTTTTATAGTTCCTTTGACTAAAAAGGAAGCCAATTTAATACGTTGCGCCTCACCACCAGAAAGTGTAGAAGATGATTGTCCTAATTGCACATAACCTAAACCAACATCTTGTAAAGGTTGTAATTTTTGCGTGATTTTTGTCTGTTTTTGTTCGGTAAAGAAATTCAAAGCTTCATCAATGGTCATTTTTAAAATGTCATCAATGTTTTTTCCTTCGAAAGTAACTTCTAACACTTCTTTTTTGAAACGTTTTCCGTTACAAACTTCACATTCTAAATGAACGTCTGCCATAAATTGCATTTCGATAGTTACTTCGCCATCTCCTTTGCAAACTTCGCATCTTCCGCCATCAACATTAAAAGAGAAATGTTTTGCTTGATAATTTCTTAGTTTGGAAACGTTTTGTTTGGCAAATAATTCACGAATATCATCATACGCTTTGATATAGGTAACAGGATTCGAACGTGAACTTCTTCCAATTGGATTTTGGTCTACATATTCGATATGTTTGATGTGCGAAAAACTTCCCGCCAATTCGGTAAATTGTCCTGCTTTTTCACCAACACCTTCTAATTTTTTTTGAATCGCAGGAAATAAAATTTTCTTTACCAATGTGCTTTTTCCACTACCCGAAACCCCTGTAATCACAGTTAAACATTCCAACGGAAAGGTGAAGTTTTCATTTTTTAAGTTATTTTCTCGCGCACCAATAACTTCGATGTGATTTTTGAATTTTCTTCTAGTTTTTGGCACCGAAATTTCTTCTTGACCATTCAAATATTTCGCGGTTAACGAATCAAACTTCAGTATTTCATCATACGTTCCTTGTGCAACTAATTCACCGCCATGTGTTCCAGCTTCTGGGCCAATATCGATAATCATATCAGCAGCTTTCATGATATCTTCGTCGTGTTCGACTACGATAACGGTGTTGCCTAAATCACGAAGTTCTTTCAATACTTCGATTAATCTTTCGGTGTCTTTTGGATGTAAACCAATACTTGGTTCGTCTAAAATATACATCGAGCCTACCAAACTACTTCCTAACGAAGTGGCCAAGTTGATACGCTGCGATTCGCCTCCAGAAAGTGAGTTAGAATTACGATTTAATGTCAAATAACTCAATCCTACATTGAATAAAAAGTCTAAACGATTGTTGATTTCGATTAACAAACGTTTGGCTACTTTAGTATCGTATTCGTTTAATTCTAATTTTTTAAAGAAATCAATCAAGTTTACGATTGGTAAATCTACCAAATCTGAAACTGTTTTTCCGCCAACTGTAATGTAATTGGCCTCTGGGCGAAGTCTTTTACCTTTACATGTATGACATTTTGTTTTTCCTCGGTATCTCGAAAGTAAAACACGATTTTGAATTTTATAATTTTTCTCTTCTAATTCCGAAAAGAAATCGTTTAATCCTGTAAAATAGTTGTTTCCGTCCCAAATCAACTGCTTTTGTTCGTCTGAAAGTTCGAAGAAGGGTTTATGAATCGGAAAATCAAATTTATAAGCGTTGTTTACCAATTGATCTCGGTACCAACTCATACTTTCGCCACGCCACGGAAAAACAGCATTTTCATAAACTGATATAGCCGTATTAGGAATTACTAAATCGGTATCAATTCCGATAACACTTCCGTAGCCTTCACATGTTGGACAAGCTCCGTAAGGATTATTAAAACTGAATAAGTGAATATTCGGTTCTAAAAATGTAATGCCATCTAATTCAAAATTAGCACTATATTCTAAACGCTTTTTGGTATCCACTTCTTGCAAATAACAAACACCTTTACCTTCGTAAAAGCCGGTTTGCACAGCATCAGCTAAACGATTAAAAAATTCTTCTTCGGTTTTAACCACAATTCGGTCAATGATCAGTAGAATATCTTTGTTGTCCAATTGATGTTGGTCAATCATATCCAAGCGCACCATTTCATTATCTACTAAAATACGTGCAAAACCTTGTTGTAACAATACTTTTAGTTTGTCTTCTAAAGCCCTTCCTTCTTCCAAATGAATAGGAGAAAGCAGTAGCCATTTACTTTCAATAGGAAATGTTTTGATGTCATTTATCACATCAGAAACAGTATCTTTTTTAACTTCTTTTCCAGAGATAGGAGAGTAGGTTTTACCAATTCGTGCAAAAAGAAGCTTTAAATAATCATAAATTTCAGTTGATGTACCTACTGTAGAACGCGCATTACTTGTGTTTACCTTTTGTTCAATGGCAATGGCTGGCGCAATTCCTTTAATATATTCTACTTTTGGTTTATCTAATCTTCCTAAAAATTGTCGTGCATAAGAGGATAAACTTTCAACATATCTACGTTGCCCTTCAGCATAAAGTGTGTCGAATGCCAAACTTGATTTTCCAGAGCCTGAAAGCCCAGTAATTACTACCAATTTGTTTCGTGGAATGGCAACATCTAAATTTTTAAGATTATGCAATTGAGCACCTTTAATTAAGATATTTTTTTTTGGTTCTAACGTTGAAAAATCGGGTTGTATCATTGTTGATTTTAATAGAATTGCAAAGATAATTAATCTATTTCAAGTTATACAGAATCTTTTATTTCATTTTGTTTTTTTACCTAGGAATGACTTTATTATATCGTTATAGTTGTTATAAAATAGAAATTTTTAACTATACATTAGCTATACATTTCATATTTTTATACTTTAAAAATATAATTAATTAATTAAAAATCAATTAGTTATGTTTTTAAAAAAATAATTAAAAAATAATTTATAAAAAAGGAGTTGTATAGTTTGTATATACGAATTGAGAATTGTTTAGAAATTATAACTTTTAAATTTACAATTAATAAATTTTAACTAAATAAAATTAGATATTATGAAAAAAATTACTTTTTTACTAACGTTAATGACTTGTTCATTAGGTTTTGCTCAGAACCTTGTGACTAATGGTGATTTTCAGACAGGTACGGCAGCACCTTGGTATAATAACGCTGCAAATGTTGTTGATTTAGGTGGAGGAAACTTTGTAAACCAGGCTAATGTTGGTAGTGCGGGTAATCCTTGGGATGTAAACTTAAGTCAAGAGGTTTTATTAGAAGACGGGAAAACTTATAAGTTTACTTTTGATGCTTTCACTGATGCTACAACAGGTTCGCGAACAATTGTAGCTGGATTAGGGCAAACAGGAGCTCCTTTTGCATCTTTAACATTTACTCCTACATTAACTCCAACTCCTCAAACTTTTTCTTATGACGTTACTATTAATTATGGTAATGCTGTAACAGATAGAGTTATATTTGACATGGGTGCAGCTACAGGATTTGTATTTATTGATAATGTTTCTGTTGTTGAAGTCTTACCACTTGTTTTAGGTTTTGAATCTTCTGAAAGCGGTGGTGTTGGGGCTGAATTTGGGGTATGGCTCCTCCAGTTGTTGAAAATGGTACAGGGTCTAACACCACTAATGTACTTAAAATTGTTGGAAATCCTGCATCTGATGTTTGGCAAGGTGTAAATTTAACTTTAACTTCATTAGTTGATTTAGCCACAACTCAAACTATGACAATGGATGTTTACTCTGCAGATCCTATTACGTTTTTAGTAAAAGTAACAGGTGGTTCAGGTAGTGCTGGAACTGTTGCAGCTTCTGTAACTCACCCAGGAGGTAATACATGGCAAACTATTCCTTTTACTTTCAACACTTCATTAGACGGTCAAGCTGCTTTAGCGAATGGAACATATTCTGGTTTTGTAATTCATACTTATTGGGCTCCTGGTGAAACATCATTTTTTCCAAATGTAACTAAACCTGCTAGAACTTTTTATGTAGATAATATTAGAGGGCCACTTGGTACGCCAGTTGTAACGCCTTCTCCAGCTGTTCCAGCTCCAACCCCTCCAGCTAGAGCTGCTGCTGATGTAGTTTCAATTTATAGTGATGCTTATTCGCCTATTACTTTTGATAATTTTGACGCAGGATGGTGCGG
It encodes the following:
- a CDS encoding LETM1-related biofilm-associated protein, producing the protein MINPSANGWIDKFFTENRENFIDFQGDYLSFYESCRKTGFIYGYVINFQLKADVNTSKWSYDEITKVGFLNTLFSVYSLENKEAKAKDFISSVYQFYNIIQPENLNFIKKMLPESTHSSRLEKVIDDRIQTNQNSISKNFSHIITNALLFIDVLAFHYYLKNNELASDYLKNVESDCIKIVSLALKTKQNKSKYDELLVKLFENSIRYTKFSTIDSIEFSDIKLLKYTELLEKLYLLDMAQMALWSDEKLEEHEVIFLKNINADLGLEATILDKSINDINFFINQYKAEIPFFNFSNPIKHFYDQANKNVTKLIIRNKDRLTKEIKESGELMQLLAKSTRKDLSKEEKKKVKKQLLDVCKTIPSLTIFLLPGGGLLLPILIKFIPQLLPSAFNENLDD
- the uvrA gene encoding excinuclease ABC subunit UvrA, which encodes MIQPDFSTLEPKKNILIKGAQLHNLKNLDVAIPRNKLVVITGLSGSGKSSLAFDTLYAEGQRRYVESLSSYARQFLGRLDKPKVEYIKGIAPAIAIEQKVNTSNARSTVGTSTEIYDYLKLLFARIGKTYSPISGKEVKKDTVSDVINDIKTFPIESKWLLLSPIHLEEGRALEDKLKVLLQQGFARILVDNEMVRLDMIDQHQLDNKDILLIIDRIVVKTEEEFFNRLADAVQTGFYEGKGVCYLQEVDTKKRLEYSANFELDGITFLEPNIHLFSFNNPYGACPTCEGYGSVIGIDTDLVIPNTAISVYENAVFPWRGESMSWYRDQLVNNAYKFDFPIHKPFFELSDEQKQLIWDGNNYFTGLNDFFSELEEKNYKIQNRVLLSRYRGKTKCHTCKGKRLRPEANYITVGGKTVSDLVDLPIVNLIDFFKKLELNEYDTKVAKRLLIEINNRLDFLFNVGLSYLTLNRNSNSLSGGESQRINLATSLGSSLVGSMYILDEPSIGLHPKDTERLIEVLKELRDLGNTVIVVEHDEDIMKAADMIIDIGPEAGTHGGELVAQGTYDEILKFDSLTAKYLNGQEEISVPKTRRKFKNHIEVIGARENNLKNENFTFPLECLTVITGVSGSGKSTLVKKILFPAIQKKLEGVGEKAGQFTELAGSFSHIKHIEYVDQNPIGRSSRSNPVTYIKAYDDIRELFAKQNVSKLRNYQAKHFSFNVDGGRCEVCKGDGEVTIEMQFMADVHLECEVCNGKRFKKEVLEVTFEGKNIDDILKMTIDEALNFFTEQKQTKITQKLQPLQDVGLGYVQLGQSSSTLSGGEAQRIKLASFLVKGTIKDKALFVFDEPTTGLHFHDIKKLLASFDALLEKGHSIIVIEHNLDLIKCADYILDIGPEGGENGGKLMAFGTPEEVAKNKNSITGKYLKEKLK
- a CDS encoding carbohydrate binding domain-containing protein, with protein sequence MKKITFLLTLMTCSLGFAQNLVTNGDFQTGTAAPWYNNAANVVDLGGGNFVNQANVGSAGNPWDVNLSQEVLLEDGKTYKFTFDAFTDATTGSRTIVAGLGQTGAPFASLTFTPTLTPTPQTFSYDVTINYGNAVTDRVIFDMGAATGFVFIDNVSVVEVLPLVLGFESSESGGVGAEFGVWLLQLLKMVQGLTPLMYLKLLEILHLMFGKV